The Maridesulfovibrio zosterae DSM 11974 genome contains a region encoding:
- a CDS encoding YheT family hydrolase, giving the protein MPLLQPPPYKPKLPLQSGHIQTIFPRIFRKVSLPPVVKRRIDTPDGDFLDIDWHLASSSRLAIIAHGLEGNARRPYMLGMARALVLAGWDCITYNFRGCSHEMNRTPEMYHSGDTRDLHTVLQYGLDHGIYEDAALIGFSMGGNQVLKYLGENPEKVPAKVKRAIGISVPCDLSASAKRLCHGSNFIYNHYFLRSLKNKIKLKNKQFPDQYPLAKLSSIRNIIDFDNAYTAPVNGYKDAEEYYKHSSCKQYLDKIKVPSLIINAKDDPFLTESCFPVKEAQSSSALSLVIPNYGGHVGFADLPVEKQLWSEDRTIRFLNT; this is encoded by the coding sequence ATGCCCTTATTGCAACCCCCTCCCTATAAACCTAAACTGCCTCTTCAATCCGGTCATATTCAAACAATTTTTCCTCGTATATTCCGCAAAGTAAGCCTTCCTCCGGTTGTAAAAAGAAGAATTGATACACCTGATGGAGACTTTCTGGATATAGATTGGCATTTAGCCAGCAGCTCACGTCTTGCAATAATTGCTCATGGTCTTGAAGGAAACGCCAGACGACCGTATATGCTAGGCATGGCACGCGCACTGGTTCTTGCCGGATGGGATTGCATCACATACAATTTCAGAGGATGCAGTCACGAAATGAATAGAACGCCTGAAATGTATCATAGTGGTGATACACGTGATCTGCATACAGTCCTGCAATATGGTCTTGACCACGGGATATATGAAGATGCAGCCCTTATCGGGTTTAGTATGGGCGGTAATCAGGTCCTTAAATATTTAGGCGAAAATCCTGAAAAAGTACCGGCAAAAGTAAAACGGGCAATAGGTATATCTGTCCCATGTGATCTTTCTGCATCAGCCAAAAGACTATGTCACGGATCCAATTTTATATACAATCACTACTTTTTGCGATCACTCAAAAATAAAATAAAGCTTAAGAATAAACAATTTCCTGACCAATACCCTCTCGCGAAACTATCCTCCATCCGTAATATTATCGACTTCGACAACGCGTACACTGCACCAGTTAATGGATACAAAGACGCTGAAGAATATTATAAACATTCTTCATGCAAGCAGTACTTGGATAAAATTAAAGTCCCTTCTTTAATTATCAACGCTAAAGATGATCCTTTTCTAACTGAATCATGTTTTCCTGTTAAAGAAGCCCAATCCAGCTCTGCCCTTTCTTTGGTTATCCCCAACTATGGTGGACATGTAGGTTTTGCAGACCTGCCAGTAGAAAAACAGCTTTGGTCAGAAGACCGGACAATTCGTTTTTTAAACACATGA